Within Gambusia affinis linkage group LG01, SWU_Gaff_1.0, whole genome shotgun sequence, the genomic segment ggtCTATAGGTTAATAAAAAATAGTGGTTATTATAAAGTGGTTTAGTTCTTGTTGAAGACACTGATGCTGGCCGGTTACCTTAGCTTCACCGAAGACGATGTATGTATCTGATGCAGGGCTCTTGTAGACGTCTGGTTTGGTGATGACGAACAAGATGTTCTTTGATTTGCGAATGGTGACCCTGGTGACCCCTGTTACCTGCCTGAGTCCAAGCTTTGACATTGCCTGCAATCATGTGGAATAGTGTTACAAATGTGGCAGAAATCCAGAAAAAGCTGTCTCCATTTGTACAAGGAGGGCATGATGATTACCTTTCGTGCCTTCTTTTCACTGCGGCTCTGTTTGGCTTTGCTTACAGGCTCTTCGTCtatttcagcagctgctgcaagctataagaaataaaaattttacagATTAGGGCAGCATGGAAGTTAAGAggaaattaatacatttttaacatgaaaaacaaatctcagaACATAGAAGTGGCTTCAGTAAGCTCAGAAGAACGAAAGTCACTATGTTAATCATCATTGAAGAGTACAAGTCATGCCATCAGGTCAGGATGTTTAATTTAAACCGTGGTCAATACAAATAATATCCTTACCTGagcttgttgtgtttgtgtctgtgcagAGTCCTGTTCTTCCAGCTCAGGAACTGAGTCATCACTGTCTGACTCTGTGCCAGATCCTACAGAAAccaacaatacatttatttataggGTACCCCTTCAAACTGTTTTAGAaataagatgtaaaaataaaaaatagcaaacattGTCAGTGGGTCTGAATTTTACTACAAAGGAGCCACAGATGAATAGATTCTGCACCAAACAATCTGAACATTTTAGTTAAGAGCCAAACCCATGTTTAATGGGTAATCTCTGTACCCAATACATCAACACTAACAAAAGgccaaaagaaacacaatgctAAACTGCCAACAAAAAGCAAACTGCTGACACCGTCAACCCAAGTCAATGTAAACTTCCCACACTAGATAGTTGTTAAGGTGAATGACCCCATCTAAAAATCTTAGAACTTTCCAGAACATGGGGCTGGGAAACAGACAGCacaaaaatgagagaaagaacaGATACCATTGTCGTCCTTGATCACAGACTCCATCTTGGCTTGGGTTTCAGCAGGTTTAGACGATATGACATGATTAGAGGGAGCAGTGCTGATTTTCTCAGCTTCAGGCTTGACAGGTGCAGGTTTTGCAACTGCCTCGGCAAAAGTAAGTTTACGTGGGGCTGGGGGCGGAACAATAGGCTCAACTGGAGCAGGTTTTGAGGGAACCTCAGCAGTTTGCTTGGTTTGTTTAGGTGCCTCATCAACCTTCGGTTTTGCTGGTTTAGGACTCTCAGTAGCGGGTTTAGGTGCTTCAGCAGCAGTTGGTTTGGCTTCTTTGAGCGCTTCGGCTGGTTTGGCCTGCTTTGTTTGGCCTGCACTGTCAGGAGCTGTTGCTTTGGCCAATGGAGAAGCCTCAGGTGTTTTAGGGGCATCTGCAGCCGCCTGCTTAGCCTGTTTGGGCGCCTCAGGGGCCGCCTGCTTAGCCTGTTTGGGCGCCTCGGGGGCCGCCTGCTTAGGCGCCTCGGGGGTTGTTGGCTTAGCCTGTTTGGGCGCCTCGGGGGCCGCCTGCTTAGCCTGTTTGGGCGCCTCGGGGGCCGCCTGCTTAGCCTGTTTGGGCGCCTCGGGGGCCGCCTGCTTAGCCTGTTTGGGCGCCTCGGGGGCCGCCTGCTTAGACTGTTTGGGCGCCTCGGGGGACGCCTGCTTAGCCTGTTTGGGCGCCTCGGGGGCCGCCTGCTTAGACTGTTTGGGCGCCTCGGGGGACGCCTGCTTAGCCTGTTTGGGCGCCTCGGGGGACGCCTGCTTAGACTGTTTGGGCGCCTCGGGGGACGCCTGCTTAGACTGTTTGGGCGCCTCGGGGGACGCCTGCTTGGCCTGTTTGGGCGCCTCGGGGGACGCCTGCTTGGCCTGTTTGGGCGCCTCGGGGGACGCCTGCTTGGCCTGTTTGGGCGCCTTGGGGGACGCCTGCTTAGCCGCCTCGGGGGCCGCCTGCTTGGCCTGTTTGGGCGCCTCGGGGGCCGCCTGCTTAGGCGCCTCGGGGGCCGCCTGTTTAGGCGCCTCGGGGGCCGCCTGCTTAGACTGTTTGGGCGCCTCGAGGGACACCTGCTTGGCCTGTTTGGGCGCCTCGGGGGCCACCAGTTTGGGCGCCTCAGGGGCCGCCTGCTTAACCTGTTTGGGCGCCTCGGGGGACGCCTGCTTAGCCTGTTTGGGCGCCTCGGGGGACGCCTGCTTAGACTGTTTGGGCGCCTCGGGGGACGCCTGCTTAGACTGTTTGGGCGCCTCGGGGGACGCCTGCTTGGCCTGTTTGGGCGCCTCGGGGGACGCCTGCTTGGCCTGTTTGGGCGCCTCGGGGGACGCCTGCTTGGCCTGTTTGGGCGCCTTGGGGGACGCCTGCTTAGCCGCCTCGGGGGCCGCCTGCTTGGCCTGTTTGGGCGCCTCGGGGGCCGCCTGCTTAGGCGCCTCGGGGGCCGCCTGTTTAGGCGCCTCGGGGGCCGCCTGCTTAGACTGTTTGGGCGCCTCGAGGGACACCTGCTTGGCCTGTTTGGGCGCCTCGGGGGCCACCAGTTTGGGCGCCTCAGGGGCCGCCTGCTTAACCTGTTTGGGCGCCTCGGGGGACGCCTGCTTAGCCTGTTTGGGCGCCTCGGGGGACGCCTGCTTAGCCTGTTTGGGCGCCTCGGGGGCCACCAGTTTGGGTGCCTCAGGGGCCGCCTGCTTAACCTGTTTGGGCGCCTCGGGGGACACCTGCTTGGCCTGTTTGGGCGCCTCGGGGGCCACCAGTTTGGGCGCCTCGGGGGACGCCTGCTTAGCCTGTTTGGGCGCCTCGGGGGACGCCTGCTTAGCCTGTTTGGGCGCCTCAGGGGACGCCTGCTTGGCCTGTTTGGGTGCCTCAGGGGACGCCTGCTTGGCCTGTTTGGGTGCCTCGGGGGCCACCATTTTGGGCGCCTCAGGGACCGCCTGCTTAGCCTGTTTGGGTGCCTCCTGTCTATCTTGTTTGGTAGCCTCAGGGCTCTCCCGCTTAGCCTGTTTGGGCACCTGCTTAGCATGTTTGGGTGCCTCGGGGGACACCTGCTTAGGGGCCTCAGCAGCCACCTGTTTGGCTTGTTTGGGTGCCTCAGCAGGCGGTTGCATGAGTGCCTCGGGGGCTGCCTGCTTAGCCTGTTTGGATGTCTCGGTTGCTGCCTGCTTGGCCACTTCCAGGGCTGGTCTAGGTGCCTCGGTGGAGGTGGCTTTGGCCTTCTTGGGTGCCTCGGTTGGTTTGACCAGTTGAGGAGTCTCAGAATCTGCTTTAGGTGCCTCAGCAAATATTGGTGTGGCTTGTTTGGGGACCTCAGCAGCTGTTGCCTTTAAGTCAACCGACTGAGCCTTATTAACTACCACAGCACCCTTTTCGGGTGCTTGTTTGGTAACCTCAGGAGGGGTTGACTTTACACCAGCATTTGGCTTGGAGACTTTAGGAGGTGAGGCCCTAATGTCCTCAATATGTTTAGGACCTGTGTTAGAGATCAATTTGGTTTCATCTGCTGgcttcacagcagcagcaggtttgtCTTGGCCAGTGTTGCCAGCAGACTTAATGACCTCCTGAGTTACAGTTTTCACTGGGGCTGTTGCCTTAGGAGCTTCAACAAGCAATGGTTTGGGTTCAGTACCCATCTTGGCTTTACTGACCTCTGGAGGAGCAGAAGTAGCCCCTTTAGGTCTAGGTTCAGAAGGAGACATAGCAGGCTTTGCGCTCTCTTTGGCAACAGGCGGTGCCGAGACCTGCATTTTACCAAGCTTCTCAGGTGGGATAAGTGGAGGAAGCTCATCATCAACCATAAGCAATACGGGTTTTGCAGAAGCAACCTTATCACCAGATTTTGGGGGGCTAGAAGCAATAGTATCCGAGAATGAAATTGGTGCTGCAACAGCAGGCTTTGGGGTGACTTTAAATGCAGGGGGTGGCTGAGATTTCGTCTCAACTGGGAAAGCTATAGCTTCAGTAGTCATAGATTTCTTCAAGTTAGGTTCCTCTGACGTTTCCTTTACGTCTGGGACTTTGTGATCTACCTGGACAGGAGCAGGCTCAAATGCCTCCCCTTTCTTAGCCTTTCCTTGTTTGCCAGCCTTAACCACTTTTGGGGCAGAACGATTGGCAGGGGAGCTACTGGCCGAAGAAGCCAAAGGTGATGCTAAAGGTGATGCCAAAGGTGACACCACGGGTGACCGGGGAATAGAGGAGGGAGTAGATTTGGGTGAAGtgggtgaggaagaagaggcaGACATAGAGGAACGTTTTCTTCTGCCAGGTACAGCCTTTGGGGCAGAAGAACCCTGCCCACTCTTGGCATCTTTGCCTTTGGCCTTTGCAGGGCCAGAAGCTACCTGAGGTTGCTGGGTGGAAGCTGGGGCAGGAGGCGGAGCTGAACAGGAAAgagattcttttaaaattgtatcCCAATAGTTCAAGAGGTAGGCATGCGGGTTGAACATTCACAAACCAAAAAGCACTATCGGGCTTCTGttaggaacaaaacaaaacctcaacACATCTTCCAGAATTTTAATACAAGCCagcaccacaaaacaaaaagtgccTTTTTCCACACAGAAACCTTGTCTGTATTACTATAGAAAATAGTTTGGagaaataaatttgcataaCTAATAGAAGTCCCATAAAATACTGCACATCAAAAAATTCCACTCAAAGACTTGCATCTAAAAGTACTCATAATGACTTAGAAATATCAAGTAACTTATTGTAAtagtgtaaatgtttttacaattcAGATTTATTACATTCTTTACTAAATTAtgacaggaagaggaaataaaatgacattattatTAGCCTGCCACTGTACTTTTGGGATGTACAAATTAAGCATCAGAAACGGCAATAAAACTGTGAATATCAGggaatttattcatttgtgcTTGTGGTCTTGACAAACCTTAACTTCTTAAAACCTCAATGACTTCCCTGATTAAAGATCTGAGACTGATCTGTTCCTGCTGCTTCTAGTCTGTCTTTTTTAATGAGACCTCAACAACAGACAAGACAATTAAACCAGTTCTTACAATTACAGTTGGATGAAAAACTCCACATCTACAAAGAATGAGAACTAACTTACGCCACACAGAGCTGATTTAACTccttataaatattttgttgatttatcaATAAGGGAAGCAAGCTAATGATACATTTCCTCTATTAAAGTAAGACCAATCATCTTTTTTGGACATTATATATTTCagtattgtaaaaaaataaagttttgctcttttaaatgcaataaaaagtttatttccaaACTCAAGAaataatgctaaatatttatgcCATATTTGACAAATTAACTTATACCAAACACATATCCCTGGTAAATAAGTATTTAACTAGGGATTCATGCTTATTAATCCCTagttaaataacttttaatactAGTTAATAAGTATTAACCACatagtgatatttttaaagtcaCTATATCTCCTGTTAATTGTTTTGCAGTCAAGTTGAAAACTTGATTGATCCTAAAACGAATCTATATCaacaaaaactaacaataaAGGCAGCCGATGATAAGTCTTCCTGTTGTGTAAAAGAATAGTCTCAaactgcatgtaaaaaaaaaaagatggaaaaaactGACATGGGTTTGGTTTTCATGGAGGATAAACCAACCTGAAGGATGATGGGTGGCTTCATATTTATCAGTCCTCTTCGTCTGAAAAGACTTTGATAGAAGGATAGGTGTGTTCATGTCAGAAATATCATTCTCAAGGACCACATCGGGATACATTTTATCCTCATCAGCTTGACCATCAAGTGAGGTCTTAGGTGAAACAATCCTCCCATCTTCATGTCCAGGACCAACATCTTCTCCTAATGCATCATCAGAAACTGGTTCGATATCTTGTGTGGATAATTTTTCAACCGCAGCAAAGCAATCATTTTGTTGGCCTTCAGCAGTAACCACATGCGGCCCCAAGAAAGCCAAAGGGGCCTCAGAAGGAGGGCCACATTCCTCAAGAGCTGCCCGACCAGCTGAAGCCTCAGCTGAGACAGCAGCCAGCCCTTGCTCTGGGACAGCTATGGCCTGAAAGCTGCTCACTTCTTGATTTATGGCTATACAGTTGGCTTGATCACAGAAAGCTtgagtttgtgtttcttctgcCAGCCCTACTTCTTGAGCAGATATAGCTGTTACTGGAGGATTTTTACTCATtgtgggaggaagaggagcattCAAAACTCCAGGAGCTGATGAAGGAAGAGCAACAGAGATGACAGGAGGTACAAAAGGTAAGACTTCAGACCTCACAGAAGTAAATAAAGGGAAAATGTGCTCCACAAGAGAAAAGATGTGAATAAAAAACACCAACTTATTTGGTTTTGGAAAAACTAAAGGGTGAAGAAATGTCTTTGATGAACAGTGATGGTGTCCCAAACTCCATGCAGTGTTTCAGTGTGACAGCAGTGAAGAcacgttttatttttaggaagtttagaaaaactgacaaatatCACCCTTATTACTGTGATAAATTCCATACGGTCACTACTATATACTTTTCATCTTATAGTAAGATCCTTTATTTCTTACCACTTTTCTTCCCGTGACAATATTCCACATCtagatatttaatataaatgctTGAAAGCAGACAACCACTAATTAGAAGAGTTGCTCCACAACCTTGatgaatgactgaaaaaaaatattatgtaaagGTCAAAACAGAGTCAAACAGAAGACGCCATCCTTAAATTAAGAGTTGTAGTAATTTCACATCGCTAAACTCACTTTTAATGATTCTTAGActaaacacaaactgattttattCACATGTTAGAATATTGTTggcttaaaatgattttaaaaagattaacaCTAGCTCCTTTTTAGGAGCTCAACTTCTTTGAATCCTATCTTGTACTCTTGGTTATCTTTCAGAGCTTTAAGAGGAGTTTAATTATATTCCAAGTTCGTTAGTGCCTTCAGAGAGTATTGTAGGTATACCTGCTATGTATTGTGGGTAAGGTGTGGCTGCATGTCTTGATAAAGTTTGTATAAATatgtatgttatttttaaacaataatattcTATATGAAAGTGTTGCAGTTGTATATCACACATACGTTCCTGTTTCCGTTCTTATTTATTGTTCTGTGATATTTTTAAGTAATTCGTTTCGACAGATGGCGAGAAAcgcaattttgttttctcatgtgTCTAGCACAtattgacaataaataaaactttgattttttatcaaaaagcCTATTCTAAACtacaacattttaaagtcacagGTTTAACTAATCAAAATGCATAAGCAACCTAAATCTGCCAAAGAATCAAATCCACACACCAGATTGTTTTAACAAGCAGCAGTGTTACAACAATGTACCTCAATGTCAGTCATTctgtgcagaaacacaaacaccacTCAACATGCATTATGTGCCAAATCCAGTTAGCCAGTCCTTGTAATCACACTCTATTGTGAGTTTGAGTGAATGAAAGAGGGGTCCTGGATTACGCTTTACTCAAAATCCTAAAACGGACACATACTGTCACCAATCTCAGATCACATGAATGCTGTCAGCTTTTATATCAACACCTTATCCTGCAGAGTCTACTCCCTAAACCGAAAACGTACCAAAACACAATTCTCGATTCAAATCACATCCAAGCAGAAGCCATGCGCTGACAgatgtataatttatttaagatcCAACACCCCACTTTGCAAAAATGCAGAACAGCAGCGTGCAAAACTGAGAAGTCAAGCTGTACAAACCAGTCTCCGCTTGAGGCTGCTGCATCTCCTGCTCGGTGACTGGGACCGTTTCTGTTGCTTCGCCAGGCATGGTCGCTGgtagggaaaacaaaaacacaggctttaaattgtttttcagcGTTCTGAAACCAAGTACTGCCTCTGTCgacacataaaaatctaaacgCAGAACTGCGGAGATCGGCTGGACAGATAACATAGAACAAACTTTAGCTTTGCGAGCCGTTTGTAATGCATTTAAGCAACACTAGCTACAGCTAATTGCCTGTTAGCCTCAATCGAAAGAAGACAGCTGCCAAAAACTATATATTGACATTTTTCCTCCTATTAGTCATGTTTATAGCAATCCAGGTGGTTGTCAATGATATTAAAACTAATACCTCGGGATAAACAAGTAACCGCGGCCCTGACAAACTGCTAGCAGTGTGTTTTACATCATGCTCCCCCATTTTGAGCCGGTAATCAGCGCTAACAGAGGCAGATTCTCGTTAAAGCGAGAGCTCTTATAGAGTAATAATTGTAACGGCTTAATGGTGAAACTTTAATCAAACAGACCAAACCTACTGCAAAGGCAgaaatgagtgaaaaacaaGGGGATGTAGACGGATTGTTAGCGGAGAACTCACCGACTCAGGACGCTATTTCCAAGATGGCTGTGAGAGAGAACGCCTGACCTCAGGCTCAACGTAATATCCGGTGGAGAAACCGCTTCTGCATCCAGGTCAGCTAAAGCAACGGCGACCTCTGAATAATAACAATCATATCAATGATAGTGATCATTTTAAACAGTATGTCCAACTATCATAATTtttaagcacacacacaaacacatatatATGTAACGATAATAATTTCTCAGCTTTATAgtaaaaagtaatcaaaagttTGTCGTATCTAGTTATATTAATTTAAGGAACTTTTTGGTAAAACAAAcgtttatttcagtattttagaAAGTACTGTTACTCTTTTAATTTTACTACAGTAAAATTGAAAACTTGTTTCACAagcttttttcttgtttttttatgagcCTGTTGTGCcaatttgagtaaaaaaatataagtaCTATATATTTTACCTGAAGTATTTGTTTCATAAGTgttatgttggaaaaaaaaggtgatttgaaaaagtgtttcttctgcttttgtatttttttagtcCTTGAAATACCAGaagttaactttattttaattttatctgatattttttaaatattacaccGAATGTTATCAGTTGCTCATTTGTAAATTGCtcttttacc encodes:
- the naca gene encoding nascent polypeptide-associated complex subunit alpha isoform X10, with the translated sequence MPGEATETVPVTEQEMQQPQAETAPPPAPASTQQPQVASGPAKAKGKDAKSGQGSSAPKAVPGRRKRSSMSASSSSPTSPKSTPSSIPRSPVVSPLASPLASPLASSASSSPANRSAPKVVKAGKQGKAKKGEAFEPAPVQVDHKVPDVKETSEEPNLKKSMTTEAIAFPVETKSQPPPAFKVTPKPAVAAPISFSDTIASSPPKSGDKVASAKPVLLMVDDELPPLIPPEKLGKMQVSAPPVAKESAKPAMSPSEPRPKGATSAPPEVSKAKMGTEPKPLLVEAPKATAPVKTVTQEVIKSAGNTGQDKPAAAVKPADETKLISNTGPKHIEDIRASPPKVSKPNAGVKSTPPEVTKQAPEKGAVVVNKAQSVDLKATAAEVPKQATPIFAEAPKADSETPQLVKPTEAPKKAKATSTEAPRPALEVAKQAATETSKQAKQAAPEALMQPPAEAPKQAKQVAAEAPKQVSPEAPKHAKQVPKQAKRESPEATKQDRQEAPKQAKQAVPEAPKMVAPEAPKQAKQASPEAPKQAKQASPEAPKQAKQASPEAPKQAKQASPEAPKQAKQASPEAPKQAKQASPEAPKQVKQAAPEAPKLVAPEAPKQAKQVSLEAPKQSKQAAPEAPKQAAPEAPKQAAPEAPKQAKQAAPEAAKQASPKAPKQAKQASPEAPKQAKQASPEAPKQAKQASPEAPKQAKQASPEAPKQAKQASPEAPKQAKQASPEAPKQSKQASPEAPKQSKQASPEAPKQAKQASPEAPKQSKQAAPEAPKQAKQASPEAPKQSKQAAPEAPKQAKQAAPEAPKQAKQAAPEAPKQAKQAAPEAPKQAKPTTPEAPKQAAPEAPKQAKQAAPEAPKQAKQAAADAPKTPEASPLAKATAPDSAGQTKQAKPAEALKEAKPTAAEAPKPATESPKPAKPKVDEAPKQTKQTAEVPSKPAPVEPIVPPPAPRKLTFAEAVAKPAPVKPEAEKISTAPSNHVISSKPAETQAKMESVIKDDNGSGTESDSDDSVPELEEQDSAQTQTQQAQLAAAAEIDEEPVSKAKQSRSEKKARKAMSKLGLRQVTGVTRVTIRKSKNILFVITKPDVYKSPASDTYIVFGEAKIEDLSQQAQLAAAEKFKVQGEATAKIQDNTQTPTVQEESEEEEVDETGVEVKDIELVMSQANVSRAKAVRALKNNNNDIVNAIMELTM
- the naca gene encoding nascent polypeptide-associated complex subunit alpha isoform X7 yields the protein MPGEATETVPVTEQEMQQPQAETAPPPAPASTQQPQVASGPAKAKGKDAKSGQGSSAPKAVPGRRKRSSMSASSSSPTSPKSTPSSIPRSPVVSPLASPLASPLASSASSSPANRSAPKVVKAGKQGKAKKGEAFEPAPVQVDHKVPDVKETSEEPNLKKSMTTEAIAFPVETKSQPPPAFKVTPKPAVAAPISFSDTIASSPPKSGDKVASAKPVLLMVDDELPPLIPPEKLGKMQVSAPPVAKESAKPAMSPSEPRPKGATSAPPEVSKAKMGTEPKPLLVEAPKATAPVKTVTQEVIKSAGNTGQDKPAAAVKPADETKLISNTGPKHIEDIRASPPKVSKPNAGVKSTPPEVTKQAPEKGAVVVNKAQSVDLKATAAEVPKQATPIFAEAPKADSETPQLVKPTEAPKKAKATSTEAPRPALEVAKQAATETSKQAKQAAPEALMQPPAEAPKQAKQVAAEAPKQVSPEAPKHAKQVPKQAKRESPEATKQDRQEAPKQAKQAVPEAPKMVAPEAPKQAKQASPEAPKQAKQASPEAPKQAKQASPEAPKQAKQASPEAPKQAKQASPEAPKQAKQASPEAPKQVKQAAPEAPKLVAPEAPKQAKQVSLEAPKQSKQAAPEAPKQAAPEAPKQAAPEAPKQAKQAAPEAPKQAKQASPEAPKQAKQASPEAPKQSKQASPEAPKQSKQASPEAPKQAKQASPEAPKQVKQAAPEAPKLVAPEAPKQAKQVSLEAPKQSKQAAPEAPKQAAPEAPKQAAPEAPKQAKQAAPEAAKQASPKAPKQAKQASPEAPKQAKQASPEAPKQAKQASPEAPKQSKQASPEAPKQSKQASPEAPKQAKQASPEAPKQSKQAAPEAPKQAKQASPEAPKQSKQAAPEAPKQAKQAAPEAPKQAKQAAPEAPKQAKQAAPEAPKQAKPTTPEAPKQAAPEAPKQAKQAAPEAPKQAKQAAADAPKTPEASPLAKATAPDSAGQTKQAKPAEALKEAKPTAAEAPKPATESPKPAKPKVDEAPKQTKQTAEVPSKPAPVEPIVPPPAPRKLTFAEAVAKPAPVKPEAEKISTAPSNHVISSKPAETQAKMESVIKDDNGSGTESDSDDSVPELEEQDSAQTQTQQAQLAAAAEIDEEPVSKAKQSRSEKKARKAMSKLGLRQVTGVTRVTIRKSKNILFVITKPDVYKSPASDTYIVFGEAKIEDLSQQAQLAAAEKFKVQGEATAKIQDNTQTPTVQEESEEEEVDETGVEVKDIELVMSQANVSRAKAVRALKNNNNDIVNAIMELTM
- the naca gene encoding nascent polypeptide-associated complex subunit alpha isoform X9, with the protein product MPGEATETVPVTEQEMQQPQAETAPPPAPASTQQPQVASGPAKAKGKDAKSGQGSSAPKAVPGRRKRSSMSASSSSPTSPKSTPSSIPRSPVVSPLASPLASPLASSASSSPANRSAPKVVKAGKQGKAKKGEAFEPAPVQVDHKVPDVKETSEEPNLKKSMTTEAIAFPVETKSQPPPAFKVTPKPAVAAPISFSDTIASSPPKSGDKVASAKPVLLMVDDELPPLIPPEKLGKMQVSAPPVAKESAKPAMSPSEPRPKGATSAPPEVSKAKMGTEPKPLLVEAPKATAPVKTVTQEVIKSAGNTGQDKPAAAVKPADETKLISNTGPKHIEDIRASPPKVSKPNAGVKSTPPEVTKQAPEKGAVVVNKAQSVDLKATAAEVPKQATPIFAEAPKADSETPQLVKPTEAPKKAKATSTEAPRPALEVAKQAATETSKQAKQAAPEALMQPPAEAPKQAKQVAAEAPKQVSPEAPKHAKQVPKQAKRESPEATKQDRQEAPKQAKQAVPEAPKMVAPEAPKQAKQASPEAPKQAKQASPEAPKQAKQASPEAPKQAKQASPEAPKQAKQASPEAPKQAKQASPEAPKQVKQAAPEAPKLVAPEAPKQAKQVSLEAPKQSKQAAPEAPKQAAPEAPKQAAPEAPKQAKQAAPEAAKQASPKAPKQAKQASPEAPKQAKQASPEAPKQAKQASPEAPKQSKQASPEAPKQSKQASPEAPKQAKQASPEAPKQVKQAAPEAPKLVAPEAPKQAKQAAPEAPKQAKQAAPEAAKQASPKAPKQAKQASPEAPKQAKQASPEAPKQAKQASPEAPKQSKQASPEAPKQSKQASPEAPKQAKQASPEAPKQSKQAAPEAPKQAKQASPEAPKQSKQAAPEAPKQAKQAAPEAPKQAKQAAPEAPKQAKQAAPEAPKQAKPTTPEAPKQAAPEAPKQAKQAAPEAPKQAKQAAADAPKTPEASPLAKATAPDSAGQTKQAKPAEALKEAKPTAAEAPKPATESPKPAKPKVDEAPKQTKQTAEVPSKPAPVEPIVPPPAPRKLTFAEAVAKPAPVKPEAEKISTAPSNHVISSKPAETQAKMESVIKDDNGSGTESDSDDSVPELEEQDSAQTQTQQAQLAAAAEIDEEPVSKAKQSRSEKKARKAMSKLGLRQVTGVTRVTIRKSKNILFVITKPDVYKSPASDTYIVFGEAKIEDLSQQAQLAAAEKFKVQGEATAKIQDNTQTPTVQEESEEEEVDETGVEVKDIELVMSQANVSRAKAVRALKNNNNDIVNAIMELTM
- the naca gene encoding nascent polypeptide-associated complex subunit alpha isoform X6, which encodes MPGEATETVPVTEQEMQQPQAETAPPPAPASTQQPQVASGPAKAKGKDAKSGQGSSAPKAVPGRRKRSSMSASSSSPTSPKSTPSSIPRSPVVSPLASPLASPLASSASSSPANRSAPKVVKAGKQGKAKKGEAFEPAPVQVDHKVPDVKETSEEPNLKKSMTTEAIAFPVETKSQPPPAFKVTPKPAVAAPISFSDTIASSPPKSGDKVASAKPVLLMVDDELPPLIPPEKLGKMQVSAPPVAKESAKPAMSPSEPRPKGATSAPPEVSKAKMGTEPKPLLVEAPKATAPVKTVTQEVIKSAGNTGQDKPAAAVKPADETKLISNTGPKHIEDIRASPPKVSKPNAGVKSTPPEVTKQAPEKGAVVVNKAQSVDLKATAAEVPKQATPIFAEAPKADSETPQLVKPTEAPKKAKATSTEAPRPALEVAKQAATETSKQAKQAAPEALMQPPAEAPKQAKQVAAEAPKQVSPEAPKHAKQVPKQAKRESPEATKQDRQEAPKQAKQAVPEAPKMVAPEAPKQAKQASPEAPKQAKQASPEAPKQAKQASPEAPKQAKQASPEAPKQAKQASPEAPKQAKQASPEAPKQVKQAAPEAPKLVAPEAPKQAKQVSLEAPKQSKQAAPEAPKQAAPEAPKQAAPEAPKQAKQAAPEAAKQASPKAPKQAKQASPEAPKQAKQASPEAPKQAKQASPEAPKQSKQASPEAPKQSKQASPEAPKQAKQASPEAPKQVKQAAPEAPKLVAPEAPKQAKQVSLEAPKQSKQAAPEAPKQAAPEAPKQAAPEAPKQAKQAAPEAPKQAKQASPEAPKQAKQASPEAPKQSKQASPEAPKQSKQASPEAPKQAKQASPEAPKQSKQAAPEAPKQAKQASPEAPKQSKQAAPEAPKQAKQAAPEAPKQAKQAAPEAPKQAKQAAPEAPKQAKPTTPEAPKQAAPEAPKQAKQAAPEAPKQAKQAAADAPKTPEASPLAKATAPDSAGQTKQAKPAEALKEAKPTAAEAPKPATESPKPAKPKVDEAPKQTKQTAEVPSKPAPVEPIVPPPAPRKLTFAEAVAKPAPVKPEAEKISTAPSNHVISSKPAETQAKMESVIKDDNGSGTESDSDDSVPELEEQDSAQTQTQQAQLAAAAEIDEEPVSKAKQSRSEKKARKAMSKLGLRQVTGVTRVTIRKSKNILFVITKPDVYKSPASDTYIVFGEAKIEDLSQQAQLAAAEKFKVQGEATAKIQDNTQTPTVQEESEEEEVDETGVEVKDIELVMSQANVSRAKAVRALKNNNNDIVNAIMELTM